The nucleotide sequence GGTGCTGCAGGTCGACGGCCGGCCGACGGTGAAGAACGTGATCAGCTTCCTGCCGCCGCCCGACTTCGAGGCCACCACGCTCGAGGAGTTCATGGTGCTCGGCCACATCATGACGGCCATGCCGGCGATCAACGCCATCGCCGCCGTGGTGGCCGCGCCGCCGGGCATTGCGACCTACGTCGACCTGCCCCTGACGCTGCCCCGCGGCGTGACACCGGTCAGCAAATGATTCGCCCATAGCGGTTCGATTTGCCCTGCATCCGGGCCGCGGCGCGCCGGGACGAAGGGCTTGTTAGCTGCCAGCAAACGGGGTTAGGGTCTGGGGAGACGTAGATCACTCTCGAAGGGACCTCACGTGATGGCGACGTGGCTACTGGCCTACCTGGGCGGTTGGGCGGTGACGACCGCCGTGGCCTTCGTCGCGGCCCGGACCATGGCCCCGCGCTTCTCCTGCGGCGGCGGATCCTTTGCCCTCAGCGTATTGGCCGGCGCGGTATGGCCGCTCATGCTCCTCGGCGCCCTGGAGTTCGCATCGGTAGCGATGTGGTCGACGGTCCGGTCGTGGCGCAAACCGGTCGAGATCCCGGAGTCGTGGTTGATGCGCACGCCCGAGCGGGTGCTCGTCCTGCACTGAGTTCATCGGTGCACTGAGTCAGCGCCGATTTCCGTCGTCGTCCCAGTGCGCGGCGACCTTCTTGCTCGGCTGCACGCGCGGCGGTTCGCCCGGCATCTTCGGGTAGCTCGGCGGGTAGGGCAGGTCGCCCAGGCCCCGCTCCTCCTCGTCGGCGCGGACCATCTCCAGCAGCGGCTCGAGCGAGTGCGCGCGGGCGTCGATGTCGGCCCACGGGTCCGGCCGTCCCGCGACGACGCCGGGCACCGTGGCGATCGTGTAGTCATCGGGTTCGGCGTCGGCCAACTCCTCCCAGGACAGCGGGGTGGAGACCGTGGCGATCGGCGTCCGGCGCACCGAGTACGCCGAGGCGAAGGTGCGGTCGCGGGCGTTCTGGTTGTAGTCGATGAACAGCCGCTCGCCGCGCTCCTCCTTCCACCACGACGTCGTCACCGCGTCCGGCGCGCGCCGCTCCACCTCGCGCGCCAGGGCGATGCCCGCACGGCGGACCGCGACGAAGTCCCACTCCGGGGCGATACGGATGAACACGTGCACGCCCCGCCCGCCGGAGGTCTTCGGATAGCCGGTCAGTCCCAGCTCGTCGAGCAGCGGCTTGAGCACCCCGACGGCGACCTCGCGCGCGTCGGTGAAGTCGGTTCCCGGCTGCGGGTCGAGGTCGACGCGCAACTCGTCGGGATGTTCGGTGTCCGGGCAGCGCACCTGCCACGGGTGCAGCGTGACGGTGCCCATCTGCGCCGCCCAGATCAGCGCCGCCGGGTGCGTCACCATCAGCGTGTCCGCCGTCCGCCCGGAGGGGAAGGTCACCGTGCAGGACTCCAGATAGTCGGGCCGCTTCACCGGCAGCCGCTTCTGGTAGATCTCCTCGCCGTCGATGCCGTCGGGAAAGCGCTGCAGGTGCGTCGGACGGTTGCGCAGCAGCGCGACCATCGGCTCGGCCACCGCGCGGTAGTAGTCCACCAGCGCACCCTTGGTGCCCGCCGTCCCGAGGGCCGGAAAGTACGGCTTGTCCGGGTTGGTCAGGCGCACCTTCACGCCGTCGACGTCGATCTCGGTGGCGACGCTCTTCGCGGCCATCACTGTCCTTCCAGTACGTCGAACAGGTCGTAGTTCAGCGGAACGTCGAGCTGGTCGAACGTGCAGCTCGCCGGATCGCGGTCGGGGCGCCACCGGACGAACGTCACGGCGTGCCGGAACCGTTGGCCGGCGTCGGTGTTGCCCTCCATCTGGTCGTAGGCCACCTCGCAGACCCGCTCCGGCCGCACCGGGATCCAGCGTTTGTCGGCCGCGGAGTTCCACCGCGACGGCTCGCCGTCGTTGACCTGGTCGCCCTCGCGCAGCGGCTCGAGTTCGGCGAGCATCTTCGTGCGGGCGGCGACGCTGAACGATGCCGCACCGCCGACCATGCGGAGGTCACCGCCGGCGTCGTAGAGGCCCAGCAGCACCGAGCCGACGCCCTCGCCGCTCTTGTGGATGCGGTACCCCATCACGACGCAGTCGGCGTCGCGGGCGTGCTTGACCTTCACCATCTCCCGCTTGCCGGGCAGGTACGGACCGTCGAGCCGCTTGGCGATCACGCCGTCCAGACCGGCGCCCTCGAACGTGGTGAGCCAGTGGGTGGCCTGGTCGGCATCGGACGTGGTGCGGGTGACGTGACACCACTGCTTCTCCGCGACGGCGTCGAGCAGCGCCTCGCGCCGGACGCGGAACGGCTCGCGCAGCAGCGGGCGGTCGCCGGTGGCCAACGCGTCGAATCCGATGAAGTGGGCGGGCGTCTCGGCGGAGAGCTTGCGGATCCGGCTCTCGGCAGGATGGATCCGCTGGCTCAGCGACTCCCAGTCCAGCCGGGTCCGGCCGTCGATCTCGCGGGGCACCACCACCTCGCCGTCCAGGACGCAGCGGTCGGCGAGTTCGTCGCGCAGCGCATCGAGCAGCTCCGGGAAGTAGCGGCCCAGGTCCTTGCCGCTGCGCGAGATCGCCGACACCTCGTCGCCGTCGCGGAACACCAGGGCGCGGAAGCCGTCCCACTTGGGTTCGTAGGACCACGCGCCCGGCTCGGTGGGGACCTTCGCCGCGGCCTTAGCGAGCATGGGGTCGACGGGCGGCAGCACGGGAAGGTCCACGGTCTCCATCCTGGGTCATCGGTCAACGACGTTCGGGTGGACTGACTACCCGTCGCCGCCGGACTCATCGCGGTCGCTCCGGATCGGTACCGTCGCAAGAGATGCCCGAGACCCCCTTCGCCGCCGCCGTCGACGAGGTCCGGCGTGGCGACACGAGCGCCGACGACGCGGCCGCCGCACTGGCCGACCTGCTCACCGACGACGAGCTGCTGTGGCTGCTCGACGGTGACCGCACGCTGCTCGAGACCTTCCGTGGCGCCGGGTCCGGCTTCCCCGCCGTGACGGCCGGGCGCATCGACCGCGTCGGCATCCCCGGCCTGCGCTTCACCGACGGCCCGCGCGGCGTGGCGATCGGCCCGTCGACGAGCTTCCCGGTCGCCATCGCCCGCGCCGCCACGTGGGACGTCGACGTGGAGCGCCGGGTCGCCGCCGCCATCGGCGCGGAGGCGCGGGCGCTCGGCGCCACCCTGTGGGGTGGGCTGTGCGTCAACGTCGCCCCGTTCCCCGGCTGGGGTCGCGCTCAGGAGTCCTACGGTGAGGACCCGCTGCTGCTGGGCGAGATGGGTGCCGCCGCGACCACGGGTGCCCGCCCGTGGGTCATCACCAGCGTCAAGCACTTCGCGCTCAACTCGATGGAGGAGGCGCGCTTCACGGTCGACGTCCGCGTCGCCGAGGACGTGCTGCACGAGCGCTATCTGCCGCACTTCCGCCGCACCGTCGAGGCCGGCGTCGACTCTGTGATGAGCGCGTACAACTCGGTCAACGGCGCGTGGGCCGGCGAGAACCGCCACCTGCTCACCGAGGTGCTGCGCGGGCTGTGGGGCTTCCGCGGCTTCGTGCACACCGACTGGGTGTGGGGCCTGCGCCATCCGGTCGCGTCGGTCGCCGCCGGGCAGGACGTCGAGATGCCGGCCCGCCAGCAGCGCGCCGCGACGCTGCCCGCCGCGCTGCGCTCGGGCGCGTTGGCGCGCGCGGACGTGCGCCGCGCCGCAGTGCGGATCCTGCGCACGCAGCTCGACTTCACCGCCCGCGCCCGGCCGACGCCGCCGCGCAGCGTGGTCGCCGGCGCCGAGCACCGTACGTTGGCCCGCGAGGTCGCCCACCGTGCGACGGTGCTGCTGCGCAACGATCGGGTCGACGGCACCCCGCTGCTGCCGCTCGGTGCGGACACCACGCGCATCGCGGTGCTGGGTCGGCTGGCCGACGAGGCCAACCTCGGCGACACCGGCTCGTCCCGGGTGCGCGCGCCGTCCACCGCATCGGTGCTCGACGGGTTGCGGGAGCGGCTCGGGGAACGCGTCGTCACCGCACCGGCGGACGCCTCCCCGACCCGCGCCGCCGCACTCGCCCGCGACGCCGACGTCGCCGTGGTCGTCGTGGGACTGACACCGAAGGACGAGGGCGAGGCGCTCATCGCGCCCGGCGCCGACACCATGCGGCTGCTGGGCGGCGTGCTGCGCTGGCCGCTCGTCGCGCGCGCCGCGAGCGCGCTGTTCGACGTCTCGCAACGCTGGTGGACGTTCGGCGGCGACCGGTCGGATCTGCGGCTGCACGACGAGGACGTGGCGGTGATCCGCGCGGTCGCCTCCGCGAACCCGCGCACCGTCGTCGTCGTCATCGGCGGCGGCACGGTGGTGGTCGACCCCTGGGACCGCGACGTCGCCGCGCTGCTGCTGGCGTGGTACCCGGGCATGGAGGGCGGCCGGGCGCTGGCCGACGTACTGTTCGGTGACGCCGAGCCCGCGGGACGGCTGCCCGTCGTCGTCCCCCGTCGACAAGCTCATGTGCCGCAGCCGAATTGGCGCGCGACGACGGTCGACTACGACCGCTGGTGGGGGCAGCGCAAGCTCGACCACGACGGTGTGGCAGCGGCCTATCCCCTGGGCTTCGGCCTCGGCTACACGACGTTCGCGGTCGATGACCTGAGCCTCGGTGACGTCGACGGCGAGCGCGTCGACGCAACGGTCACCGTCACCAATACCGGCGGACGCGCCGGCCGGCACGTCGTCCAGCTCTACGCAGTGCGCGACGTCGACGGTCGGCCGGTGCACCACCTCGTCGGCTTCACCTCCGTCGCCCTCGCGGCGGGCGAGCGCGCGACCGTCACGGTGGGCTGCTCACTGCGCCCGCTGCAACGCTGGACGCCGGACGGGTTCGTGCTCCCCGCCGGCGAGGTCACCGTGGCGGCCGGGGGCCACGCCGGCGACCCCGGCGCGGTGCGGCGCCCCCTGTCCCTGTAGACGTCATCTCCGTCGACGTGTGGTGTCGGCGGCTCGGGGTATGGCGGCCGCGGACAGCGCCGACGAGAGGGCCGAGATGACGAACTACAGGAGTGCCGTGGGCACGGCGGCAGCCGTGAGCGTGGTGGCGGCGGGGCTGCTGACCGGCGGTGCGCACGACCGACGGCAGGAGGCCGTCCCGGAGCCGGCGATGCTCCGCACGGCGGCCGTCGCCCCGCTGCTGCCGACGGTGTCGCTCGAACCGTCGACCGGCCGTGCGGCATCGGCGTCCCCCGCCACCGCCCGGGTGACCGCGCCGCCGGCCGCGGTGGCGGACGCATCGTCGGGCGCCGTCGTCGAGTCCTTCTCGGCGGCGGTGTCGGCGGCGTCGGCCATTACCGCACGCCGCGCAGCACCGTCCCCGGTGGCCATGCCGCGCCTGGTGCCGATCCTGCCGTCGCCCGGCGGCGGGCACGACCCGGATCGAGCCGTGCCCGGCATCTCGGCCGCCGCGCTGGCGGCCGTCGGCGCTCCGGCGGTCGCCGTGGTGGCGCCGACGGGCGCGTTCCTCGGCCTGATCGGCCCCGGCGGGCTGCTGATCGGTGACGGCGTCCTGCCAGGGCAGAACGGCGGCCTGTTCTTCGGCAACGGCGCCGACGGTCAGCTCGACGGCGTGGCCGGCGGCAACGGCGGGCTCTTCTTCGGCAATGGCGGCACCGGTGGTGCCGGCGCCTCGGGCGGCAACGCCGGATTGATCGGCCGCGGCGGTGACGGCGGTGCGGCCACCGCACTCGGTCTGGCCGGCGGCGCGGGCGGCGCGGGCGGCGCGCTGTTCGGCAACGGCGGCAACGGGGGCAGCAGCGTCACGGGGACGGGCGGTACCGGCGGCAGCGCCGGGGCCATCGCCGGCAGCGGTGGCAACGGCGGCGCCAGCACGTCGGGCACCGGTGGCGACGGCGGCGACGCGGCGACGATGTTCGGCAACGGCGGCAGCGGCGGCAGTTCCGCGCTCGGCGGCGACGGCGGCGACGGCGGCGACGGCGCCTCGCTCGCCGGCAACGGCGGCGCAGGCGGCAACGGCGGCGCCGCGGTGGCGGGTGGCCGTGCGGGCAACGGCGGCGCAGGCGGCAACGGCGGCGCCGCGGTGGCGGGTGGCCGTGCGGGCAACGGCGGAAACGGCGGCGCGGGAGCCGACTTCGGCAGTGGTGGTGCCGGAGGCAACGGCGGTGACGACCGCACCGGCGTCACCGGGGCGATCGGTGGCGACGGCGGCAACGGCGGCAACTCGGTGATCGGCAACGCGGGCAACGCCGGCAACGGCGGTACCGCCGTCACCGTCGGCGGCACGGCCGTCGGCGGGCGCGGCGGGAGCGGCGGCAGCTCGGCCGGCTCGGGCACCGGCGGCGCCGGTGGGCGCGGCGGCGACGCGACGTCGGCGACGGGAAATGCCACCGGAGGTCAGGGGGGCCGGGGCGGCACCGGCGGTCTGACCGGCAACGGCGGCAACGGTGGGCGCGGCGGCAGCGCCACCGCGGGCGGCGTCGCGGTCGGCGGGGCGGGCGGCGCCGGCAACACCGGCGGCCTGGTGGCGCCCGGCGGGTTCGGCGGCGACGGCGGCTCCGCGGTCGGCGGCGCGTCGGGCACCGGCGGCAACGGCGGTGCGGGCGGCAACGGCTTCGGCGACGCCGACGGCGCGGGCGGGCGCGGCGGCGTGGGCAGCACGACGAACGGTACCGACGGCGCCGACGGGTAGCGCCGGGCGGGGAGAATGGCGGCGTGCACCTTCCCGTCATGCCGCCGGTCGCGCCGATGCTGGCGAAGCTGGTCCCCGAGATCCCGCCGGACGCCAGCTACGAGCCGAAGTTCGACGGGTTCCGCTCGATCTGCTTCCGTGACGGCGACGAGGTCGAGTTCGGCAGCCGCAACGAGCGGCCGCTGACCCGCTACTTCCCCGAACTGGTCGCCGCGGCGCTGGCCGAGCTGCCACAGCGATGCGTGGTCGACGGGGAGATCGTCGTCGCGGGCGCCGGCGGCCTCGACTTCGACGCGCTGCAGCTGCGCATGCACCCCGCGGCGTCCCGGGTGCGGATGCTGTCGACGAAGACCCCAGCGGCGTTCATCGCGTTCGACCTGCTCGCGCTCGGCGACGACGACCTCACCGCCCGCCCGTTCGCCGCGCGCCGCGCCGCACTGGTCGAGGCGATGTCCGGCGCGGGGCGGTCCTTCCACCTCACGCCGACGACCACCGACCCCGACGTGGCACGGCGCTGGTTCACCGACTTCGAGGGCGCCGGACTCGACGGCATCATCGCCAAGCCGCTCGACGTCCGCTACGTGCCGGACAAGCGGGTCATGTTCAAGGTCAAGCACGCCCGCACGGCAGACTGCGTGGTGGCCGGCTACCGCGTGCACAAGTCGGGATCCGACGCCATCGGTTCACTGCTGCTCGGTCTCTACACCGACGAGGGCGATCTCGCGTCGGTCGGCGTCGTCGGCGCGTTCCCCATGGCGACGCGGCGCACGCTGTTCACCGAACTGCAGCCGTTGGTCACGTCGTTCGAGGGCCACCCGTGGAACTGGGGCGCACGGATGGACGCGGCGGCGGTGCGGAACGTGGGCGGGTCCCGGTGGAACGCCGGCAAGGACCTGTCCTTCGTCCCGCTGCGCCCCGAGCGGGTCGTCGAGGTCCGCTACGACTACATGGAGGGCTCGCGGTTCCGCCACCTCGCGCAGTTCAACCGGTGGCGCCCGGACCGCGATCCCCGCAGCTGCACCTACGCCCAGCTCGAGCAGCCGCCGGGCGTCGACCTCGCCGACGTCATCCCGGGGTTGTCGCCGTAGCCCGCGCGGCGTACAGGTGCACCAGCCCGCTGGCGACCGCGAACCGCGGCCCGTGCGCACCGTCGACGTCGGCCCGCCCCACCGCGACCGGGACGCTGCGCAACGTCTCGGCGACCGAGCGCAGGAGTTCGTCGTCGAGCGCTCCGCCACCGGCCAGCACCAGCGCCGTCGGCGGGTGGTCGAAGGCCCGCAGGCAGCGAGCGATGTTGGCGGCCACCGTCTCCCGCTTGATGGCGAGCCGCAGACTGCGCCACTCCTCGGCGGCGAGCCTGCTGGAGAACGGCACCAGTCCACCGCTGCCGCGGACGCACAACCGCCCGATGGCGTCGGACGCGGCGGGGGCGTCGAGGAACACCCGGCGGCCGTCCTCCTCGTGCGCCACGTGCGGTCCCTCCACCCGGATCGCGGGGGTGCGCTTCACGCGTTCGGCCAGCGCCCGCGGGATGCCGAGGACGCGGGACACGGCCACGGTGATGGTCTCCCCCGCGCCCGCGGCGATCACCGTGCGGTCGGCACCGATGACGTCGACGGTGCCGCCGCCGACGTCGCACACCAGCGCGTCCGGCGGCAGGCCCGGTGTGGTCCGGGCACCGGCCGCCGCCGCCTCGGGTTCGGTCGCCAGCGTGCGGGCCGGCCGCCCGGTGAGCGCGGCGAGCACGTCGGCGGCGTCGGCCACGTCGTCGGCGGCCAGCAGCGCCACGACGGTGCCGTGGGCGTCGGCGACGCCGCGCCGGAGCCACGCCCCGTCGTCGATGGTGGCCAGGTCGGTGAAGAACGCGTCGTGCACGTCCAGGCCGTCCGCGGCGGTGGGCACGGCGGCGAGCCGGACCCGCCGCACCAACCCCGGCGGCGTCAGCCGCAGCACGCCGTGGGCCGCAGCGGGCGTGTGGCGCACCATGATTCCGTCGTCGAGGCAGTCGACGTAGTCGTCGCTCTCGGCGGGCGGTGGCACCGGTGCGGTGCGCCGCGTGACGGCGATGGCCGCGGCATCGGACAGCTCGCGGCAGAATTCGGCGACGTCGGTGATGGCGTCGTGGCCCAGATC is from Mycolicibacterium grossiae and encodes:
- the ligD gene encoding non-homologous end-joining DNA ligase, which encodes MAAKSVATEIDVDGVKVRLTNPDKPYFPALGTAGTKGALVDYYRAVAEPMVALLRNRPTHLQRFPDGIDGEEIYQKRLPVKRPDYLESCTVTFPSGRTADTLMVTHPAALIWAAQMGTVTLHPWQVRCPDTEHPDELRVDLDPQPGTDFTDAREVAVGVLKPLLDELGLTGYPKTSGGRGVHVFIRIAPEWDFVAVRRAGIALAREVERRAPDAVTTSWWKEERGERLFIDYNQNARDRTFASAYSVRRTPIATVSTPLSWEELADAEPDDYTIATVPGVVAGRPDPWADIDARAHSLEPLLEMVRADEEERGLGDLPYPPSYPKMPGEPPRVQPSKKVAAHWDDDGNRR
- a CDS encoding ATP-dependent DNA ligase produces the protein METVDLPVLPPVDPMLAKAAAKVPTEPGAWSYEPKWDGFRALVFRDGDEVSAISRSGKDLGRYFPELLDALRDELADRCVLDGEVVVPREIDGRTRLDWESLSQRIHPAESRIRKLSAETPAHFIGFDALATGDRPLLREPFRVRREALLDAVAEKQWCHVTRTTSDADQATHWLTTFEGAGLDGVIAKRLDGPYLPGKREMVKVKHARDADCVVMGYRIHKSGEGVGSVLLGLYDAGGDLRMVGGAASFSVAARTKMLAELEPLREGDQVNDGEPSRWNSAADKRWIPVRPERVCEVAYDQMEGNTDAGQRFRHAVTFVRWRPDRDPASCTFDQLDVPLNYDLFDVLEGQ
- a CDS encoding beta-glucosidase family protein, encoding MPETPFAAAVDEVRRGDTSADDAAAALADLLTDDELLWLLDGDRTLLETFRGAGSGFPAVTAGRIDRVGIPGLRFTDGPRGVAIGPSTSFPVAIARAATWDVDVERRVAAAIGAEARALGATLWGGLCVNVAPFPGWGRAQESYGEDPLLLGEMGAAATTGARPWVITSVKHFALNSMEEARFTVDVRVAEDVLHERYLPHFRRTVEAGVDSVMSAYNSVNGAWAGENRHLLTEVLRGLWGFRGFVHTDWVWGLRHPVASVAAGQDVEMPARQQRAATLPAALRSGALARADVRRAAVRILRTQLDFTARARPTPPRSVVAGAEHRTLAREVAHRATVLLRNDRVDGTPLLPLGADTTRIAVLGRLADEANLGDTGSSRVRAPSTASVLDGLRERLGERVVTAPADASPTRAAALARDADVAVVVVGLTPKDEGEALIAPGADTMRLLGGVLRWPLVARAASALFDVSQRWWTFGGDRSDLRLHDEDVAVIRAVASANPRTVVVVIGGGTVVVDPWDRDVAALLLAWYPGMEGGRALADVLFGDAEPAGRLPVVVPRRQAHVPQPNWRATTVDYDRWWGQRKLDHDGVAAAYPLGFGLGYTTFAVDDLSLGDVDGERVDATVTVTNTGGRAGRHVVQLYAVRDVDGRPVHHLVGFTSVALAAGERATVTVGCSLRPLQRWTPDGFVLPAGEVTVAAGGHAGDPGAVRRPLSL
- a CDS encoding ATP-dependent DNA ligase, with protein sequence MHLPVMPPVAPMLAKLVPEIPPDASYEPKFDGFRSICFRDGDEVEFGSRNERPLTRYFPELVAAALAELPQRCVVDGEIVVAGAGGLDFDALQLRMHPAASRVRMLSTKTPAAFIAFDLLALGDDDLTARPFAARRAALVEAMSGAGRSFHLTPTTTDPDVARRWFTDFEGAGLDGIIAKPLDVRYVPDKRVMFKVKHARTADCVVAGYRVHKSGSDAIGSLLLGLYTDEGDLASVGVVGAFPMATRRTLFTELQPLVTSFEGHPWNWGARMDAAAVRNVGGSRWNAGKDLSFVPLRPERVVEVRYDYMEGSRFRHLAQFNRWRPDRDPRSCTYAQLEQPPGVDLADVIPGLSP
- a CDS encoding diol dehydratase reactivase ATPase-like domain-containing protein — its product is MAVVAGIDVGNHTTEIVLARVDGGAVTPLAHAQAPTRGRKGSRESLEGAAALLHRAEVEHDCPVDEIVLSALRPVDTATAPLPAATSPRAPVRSLRRPDASTPAGAGFGVGRHVRLTDLEAAASDGPVVVSVDADTDFEVAARGITAAIERGWRVVGVVAAQDDAVLIRNRIPVDVPVVDEADVDVAPGELIAVEVVAEGRAYRAMADPIALSAALDLGHDAITDVAEFCRELSDAAAIAVTRRTAPVPPPAESDDYVDCLDDGIMVRHTPAAAHGVLRLTPPGLVRRVRLAAVPTAADGLDVHDAFFTDLATIDDGAWLRRGVADAHGTVVALLAADDVADAADVLAALTGRPARTLATEPEAAAAGARTTPGLPPDALVCDVGGGTVDVIGADRTVIAAGAGETITVAVSRVLGIPRALAERVKRTPAIRVEGPHVAHEEDGRRVFLDAPAASDAIGRLCVRGSGGLVPFSSRLAAEEWRSLRLAIKRETVAANIARCLRAFDHPPTALVLAGGGALDDELLRSVAETLRSVPVAVGRADVDGAHGPRFAVASGLVHLYAARATATTPG